The Cutaneotrichosporon cavernicola HIS019 DNA, chromosome: 3 region ACGTCGCGTCATCGAGCGGTGCGCGCTGTGCTGCCTTTATTCAATTCCTTGGCGCGAGCCGATAAGGAGCGGTGAGGGTTGGTGTGGATTCGGCAACGGCTCGGTCCGGGTCTTCCGGCATTGGCCTGCTCTGCTTGCTGGCTCTTTGGTGCTCAACTTGAGGTGTGAGAGGTATGAGGTTTGAGAGAAGTGGCACTTTAGCACTGGTCACTCGAGCACCGAGCATGGCCCGACAGTCGGGAAGGAGTGCTTGCGATGCCTGCAATAACGAAGGAGTGAGGGCCTGAGGGGTCAAGGACCAGGGCAGAGTAGCGCGTGTCAATCCAGCTCCAAGcaggggaagaggggggggTTGCAGCGCGTCTACCTCAGGGTCTAGGGCCGTGGCGTACAACATGGTCTGTGCTTGGGAATATTGATCCCGCTATCACCATAGAGCCCACCTTAGCTGTGCGCAGTAATAGGGAAATCCCTGTAGTACCTGAGTGGCTCCCACCATTTGACCCTCTAATCCCCCTCTGGCCCTCTGGTCCCCATCAGCCATCAGGTCCCTCAACCGCCTATCCGTTGGATACGGGGTCATTCAAGGCAACCCCTAGTACTTGATGaccactcactcactcaaACCACCCAAAATGACCGACCACCCAGATAGACTGGCCACAGCCCACAGctcatctcctccccatGCTCCCCACCGCCTCGATTCCTCCTTTCCTCTGGTCTTGTGCCTTTTCAAACCGCCTTTGTAGCCAACCAGCGTCCGTATTGCCTTGCCTCTGCTCCTTTGCCCTCGTGCCCCTTCGAGTTGCATCTCACGACCATCACTCTACTAATCCACCACAAATCACGCCCTGCCCTAAACCTACAGCCTACAGCTTTCTTGCCTACAGGTCCAGAGCCAACCCACCACCCGGCCGCCCAGCCGCccagccgccagccgccagcgcACACGGCCACACACTGTACACACTGCACGCACCACCAAACGCACAACATCCACTCTTGAATCCACCTCAACACTTCACTCTCTTCTACAAACTTCGTCTctcacgctcctcctcctcttcaacACCTTCACCTAAACCCCCCACCAACAACTCAACTAGTCAACAATGTCCGGCGAGATCAGGCGGAAGCTCGTTATCGTCGGTGCGTATGccgtcctcatccaccCACTACCATGCTCTTTCCTTTACGCCCTTCCACATCACCACCCACTCTAATCCTTTGTCGCCGCCCACGCGTCTTCCTCTACCTCATACCATCGCGTCCATtcttgccacccaacaaCCTCTCCTCTCAACTGACCTTCCTCCCGATGCAATGCTGACATCTTCCAGGTGACGGTGCTTGCGGCAAGACGTGTCTGTGAGTTTGCACCGCCGCAGCGGCCATCACGCCGCGCGTGAGCTTTTCGCCGCCCAATGCGAAACCCTATCACGCAAACTGCCCCTCCACCCTTCCACCTTACCCACCCGCTAACAATGCAGTCTGATCGTCTTCTCCAAGGGCATGTTCCCTGAGGTACGTTTGTTGCGCTGGCGCTCctgccggcggcgcgttGCCCATGCGCAGCTACTGACAACTAGGTCTATGTTCCCACCGTCTTCGAGAACTAcgttgccgacgtcgaggttgacggcAAGAAGGTTGAGCTGGCCCTTTGGGATACCGCTGGCCAGGAGGACTACGAGTGAGTCTTGCCACCCGCGATTGCCTTCACCCGCGTAACCAGCTCACACGCCAGCCGTCTCCGTCCCCTCTCGTACCCCGACTCTCACGTCATCCTGATCTGCTTCGCGATTGACTCGCCCGACTCGCTGGACAACGTTCAAGAAAAGGCAAGTGGTTAGCTTTGGCGTAAGACTAACCATCGCAGTGGATCTCGGAGGTGCTTCATTTCTGCAACGGCCtccccatcatcctcgtTGCTTGCAAGAAGGACCTTCGCGACGACCAGAAGACCATCAGCGACCTTGCCCGCATGAACCAGCGCCCCGTCTCGCGCCAGGAGGGTCTTGCTGTTGCCCAGAAGATCGGTGCCCAGGGCTACGTCGAGTGCTCGGCCAAGTCTGGCGACGGTGTCCGTGAGGTCTTCCAGACCGCTACCCGCGCTGCTCTGACTGTGAGCCGCCCATCACGTCCCCGCTAACCCAGTCCAAGAAGTCCAAGACGAAGAGCGGCAGCAAACCCAAGTGCGTCGTGCTCTAGAGATACCGGTGTGGTTTTTTTTTCTTCGCACAAGTCTTCTCTGTCGTTTTGTAATCCTACCTTCCTCTGCGCCATGATGCCTCGTTTAAAGGCCCGACACTCGACTACACTTTGAGCTTCTGGCCGCGGCTCACGACTCCTGCACGAGCAACATATCCCCATGTCCTTTGGGGCTCGCCCCGCCCGATGATACGAGTGACGAGTTATTTGTGACGCGTATGATGCCCGTGTGTGAGCGTGAGCGAGTAGTGATGGGGAGTGGTGCTGCGATGGGGGACGATTGAGCTGATCAACTGGAATCGGCATGGCACACTAGTGGAACACGAGCGGTGAGGCGTTTTGTCCCCATGTCTGCATATGTGTGGTGTCTGCTGTCTGTCGATCTGTCGATCTGTCGAGTTGCCACCGAGCGAGATGAGGTTGGTCATCGATCGTGCTGTAGCAAGTAGCGCAGGCCCCATGTGATTGTGCTGTTGGATGAGACCACGTGGCAATTCTGGTGGATACTACCGAGGAAAAGATGGCCCAGGCGGGCCAAGCGGACAAGTACAACCGTGGGCCGTGGGAGTGCGTTGCGTAACGTTTCCCTGACAAAGGGCGATCCAGAACCTGGGGCCCACTCGTCGAGCCCCATCCTCTCGAGTCTGCATGGCCTGGATGGCATGGATGGACGTGGACAGGAGATAGGAATCAACTCATCACAacaacctcctcatctACATCAACAACCAACAATCAACAATCAACAATCAACAATCAACAATCAACATGACACACTCGGGGATAACAACACTAACAACCCCAGCCCCGGCACGAGCATCGCCAACGCACTCACCACCACGTTCCGAGTCACCTCCTTCATCGTCAGCAATACCGGTCatgccttcctcgccatccgCAGCAACCAACGCATCTTCCTCTGAAAGCGCACCCCTGCCACCGCCGAAAGACGCtccgtcgccaccaccaaagTCGCCCAAGTCGCCCAGATCCAACCCCCCATCTCCCGCTCCGGCTCCGGCTCCAGTTTCCGAAGCACCCCTTGACACGCCCGCACCGCATCGTACTTCCACCCCACTCGCACCCGCCAAGCCGCCGGCACCCGAGCCCGTGCTCGCGCCCACACCTGGCCCAACCCCAGGCCCAAGCTTGTCCTTGGACCAAGCTAACGTGAATGCGAATTCGCTGCGCGTGCGtcccgacctcgccgagttTGATCCGTACGACACTCCGGCGCCGCAGGTCCGGCCCAAGCCACCAGCGGGGCCAGGTGCCGAGGTCCGCCGCAAATCTCCAGCCGGAGACGAGAATGCGGTGCGGAGGAGTTCTGATCAGCCTGACCGCGAGCCGCGGCGCAGTCCTAAACCGCGACATAGCGCGGACaggcgcgagcgccgcagCGAGGACCCCCGGCGACGAAGCCCTCGTCCTGAGGAACCAGCGTTCAACTTCTCCGGCTTTCTCAAGGACCTAAGGACCAAGTCTGCCGATCCTGTTGCACGATACTTGAAGAGGTACGTCATCCATTCGCAACTACCCTCACACCAGCTTCCTCAACAACTTTGCCAAGAAGCCGTTTACGGTCAACGAGCAGATCAAGCTTATCCGCGATTTTTTGGCCTTTATCGAGGGTAAGATGCGGGCCGTCGAGCCATGGAAGTTGCAGAGCGAGGCAGAGTTTGACaatgcgctcgaggcgaTGGAAAAGCTCGTCATGAACCGACTCTACCCCTAGTGCGTGACTGCACAGGCCCATCACCCATCTATTCATCACATGCTGATCCCAGCACATTCACACCACAGTTGCACGAGGGCCACCAAATAACCAcggacgacctcgagcgcgatgcCGTGTTCGCGCAACGCGTGCGCCTCTTCGgctgggtggaggagaaACACCTCGACGTgcccgagggcgaggctgCGCAGGGCTTCCTCGGCTTTGCTGAGCAGGGTGAGCTCCTTAGTGATAttcagctgacagcagaacTGCTAAAGATCAACCATTACAAGGCACCACGAGACAAGATGATCTGCATACTCAACTGCTGCAAGGTCATCTTTGGCCTGATCCGGCACGCGATGGGCAACGAGGCGGGTGCGGACGCGTTTGTGCCCATCCTCATCTATGTGGTGCTGCGGGCGAGTCCGGACTGCATGCTGTCCAACGTCGAGTGAGCTTTGGTGCCCAGCGACAGCTGACGTCAGATACATCCAGCGCTTCCGGAACCCGGAGAAGCTGCAGGGCGAGGCTGGGTATTACTTGTCCAGCCTACAGGGTGCGATTGCCTTCATCGAGACAATGGATGCATCGAGCCTGTCCAACATCACGCAGCAGGAGTTTGAGAGCAACGTCGAAAAGGCGATCCGGGAGCTGCCTGAGTCGCCGTCTTCGCCGCGTGCGCGTGCGTCGCTTCCAACGAGCGACATGTCCCCTTTCGCGACGTCGCCTGGCGAGGAACAGGCGCAGCAACTTGCACTGCCGGCTTCAGCTGCCGCGCTGGATGGCACGAGGCGCTTCTTCCAGCGCAcgggcgacgcggccaaggaggctgTATCGCGCCCACTGAGCGCCATCACCAAGATCCTAGAGAATatgcagcagcagggcTACGACAGCGAGAgcggagacgacgaggacggcgagcacGTCACAATGCAGTGGACGCCGGGCGGctcgcgcgaccgcgaggccgacagCCGGGCGAGCGCACAGCACGCATCGACAGGCTTGCCGATGAACACGCCATCAAgacagccacagccacagccgcCGAGCCGCCTCCTTGCACAGCTGGGCATCTCGCCAGCGCAGTCGGAAGGGTGGGTCACGGACTCTGAACAGACACCGAAAAATGACAGTGTTGACATCAGCGTATCCCGCCAACCTACGCCGCAGCCGTTCCCACAGCCTGTGTTCCAGGGCCAGTACCCGGGCCAGCAGCAGATGCAGCAGGGATATTACCACAACCCGCAACCGCCGGGGTACGCCGAGGACCCCTACCACGACAACATGCAGTCTACGCTCGATGCCAGCAACGCCCAGTTTGCGCGTGACCAGGCACGCGGAGCCAACGTGCTCACGCTGCACCAGATGTTCccggcgctcgacgaggagattgtcgaggccgtcctGTACTCTTGTGGTGAGGACCTCGGAGTCGCAATAGACAGGTGAGTTGGTTATCGCTGacacagctgacaacaggctGCTTGAGATGTAGTTGATATGGAGTGGCAGACTGAGATGTAGAGCGCGGAATAGACTACATACAATGCAGACAACTTGGACAATATATGTGCAGTGTAGTGTGCAGGTGCACACCCAATATACAATATGCATGCGCTCTATCAATTACAGAAGCACCTGGTTGTAGGCGTTCTTGGGGAGGTTCTTGTTGGGGAGGACGATGCAGGAGCGGATATGAGTCTCGGGGGCGACATGCACGTCGGAAGCGAGGACGCTAACGCTAATCTGGCCCTTGACGTCGCTAACGGGCTCAGGCTCGCCATCGACGCGGGCCCACTTTCCGAGTGTCGAGTTGCTCCCGACAATGGAGTTGAGCACGACGGCATGCTTGTCGATAACGCTATTGTCGAGAATGATGGCGTTGGCAATGCGtgcgccctcgcccacgaCAACATTGGGGCCAATAGTCGCATTAGGCCCAATCTTGGCCGTGGGGTCGATATGAGCAGTCGAATCAATGTAGACGGGCTCAATGACCTCGCCCGTCTTGGGAGCCAGCAGCTCGGGTCGGCTCTTCTGGAACTGCTTCAGGTACAGTCCGGAAGCGGTGACAGCCGACGCAGCCGTCTTGATCTGGCGCCAGAAGTCGCGCGTCTCGCACACGTACATCTTGCCTGTGCCGGCGAGGGGGGCGATCACGtcctgctcgagctggagtgtctcgtcgagctcgatgaggGGGTTGtgtctggggtcagcggcGTTCGTGCAGGCGGGTTGGGTGACTCACGCAGCACATTCCGTCTTCGAGTCCATCGCGACCTTGATCTCGTCAAACACGCTCTTGTCAAAGACTGCCAATTAATATCTCCTTGCCTCGCAGCGCAACTCACGATAAACACCCCCATTGACCGTGTTCGAGATCCAGCTCTCGGGCTTCTCAACATAGTGGAGCATCTGCTTGGTCTCGGGGTCGCTAACGATACAGCCGTACTTGGTCGCCGTGTCCTTGGGTACGTTGACGCCGAGGATCGTGCCGACACCTCTGTGGGCCGAGTGCATGGCCAGAAGCTCGGTGAAGGGGAACGAAGAGCAGATGTCAATGTTGCAGATGAAGATGTGCTGGGGGACGGGGGTGCGGAGGATGAGGTCGCggactggggtcagcgtcggcggcgtcggcgtgagTGAAGCGAGCGCTGCTACATTATGGCGTTAGGAGGGGAATGGTTGCGGGGCTGCAAAGGAGACAAAGCAATGCGTGGCCGACGTTGCTCTCGCTTGAAGCAAgagcgcgcacgcgccaTGCACCAGGCTGAGATACGGTCCAGACATGCGCCAGATGGCACCAGTGAGGATAGCGATTGCCAGAAGATTAACGTTGGCGTGTATGCTCGAAAGCGAGAGAGATTAGGTTGGCGCGACGTGGCAGATCGGCCGCGCGCTCAGTCGGCCCCCCATCTCGCTCCGAGTCACCCGCGTCATGAAACCGCCTCCCTCCATGTCGATCTTCGCACCGCGTCGGCCCTCGCCTTGCTGTAACTCTCGCGCCTTTCCGTCTCACTCCGCGTCTTTATTCCCTTCccgctccttctctccGCTACAACTTGACTTGACCACCCGCCTCACAGCTCGCCCAAACTCACAGTGGTACAACCCTCCCGCCGTGCCGAGCGAGCGGTACTCGCGCATGTAAGCAATGCGGATGTTGGGGAACTCGCGCTGCGACTCGCGCACAAACGGCGCCATGACGCTGTCCTCGTAGAACCCGATCATGATAATGTCCGTGAGGCCAGGCACTTGGGCAAGCGCGTTGAGGGGGTGCCAGACCAtgggctggggtcagcgcTGGATTGAAAGGAGGTTACCTTGCCGCCGATTGGGAGGAGAGGCTTGgggcctggtgtcagacATGGCCAGCGGAAACGGGATGGAGATGGCTAGCACCATACCCTACGCGTCTACGGGGCGTACTCACAATCAAGCGTGAGAGGACGCATGCGCGTGCCCTTGGATGGGCCtccgacgaggatgacgccCTTTGTGACTGTGTTTGGGGTTGCCATTGTGGTCGGATAGATGTAGATGACTGAAAGAATGATTAGATAGATTGCGGATATTGTTTCAGTTGGATCTAAGCTCGTTGGGCTTTACGCACGCACATGAACGTGGCAGAGAGTTAGTCCCAAACGGGACCATGGCGGAACACTGATCACCAAAGGGATTGTTCCTGATCCGgtgaagatgaagatgatATTAGACTCCATACAATTGATTAAACTCGTATATTAGCCATTAGATTGTATTAGAACGCCTGCGGGTATCCGGAGTCAGGGTGCGCCACTGGTATTCAAGCCACGTGGATGGATGGGTGAATGAATGGGCCAAGCCAACTTTGTCAACTCATACCTTTCTTTACCCTTTAACCTTTGACCTTTGACGGCGACTTGTTACAAGTGATTTGACAACAGTGAGGATGGACATATAAACGTGCCATAACCTCACAAATCCCCCAAACCAACTCTTGAGCCACCGACGTCAGGTCCGGCTCTGAACATGCTCATCCCCCCATCATGCCCATCACATGCCACAGGGCGCGTCTCGTTACCCATCTCCCAACTGTCCCTAGCAAGCGGTTCCCACATATTTATTGGTTCCATTGCATGCATTGGCTCTGTTTGATCTGTTTGATTTGATGCATGACCCCTTGTGCTTCATTGTGTTTAGCGTGTGAGTTTAAAGAGCGGCCATTTGTCCGTTTGGTAACAAACGGATCGCGGGTGAATGCCAGTCCTGCAATGGTGCCAGGGGTGCACAGACCAAATGCCATCTGCCCATCTACCCCGCGACAACCGTGCCTATTTAACCCTGACCGATTCAACTTGTATGTGGTTGCTCACCTTTACTGCCTTTTGCTTGGTTCTTTATTTATTTACTTTCCCTGTCTGCCTCCCCTTACTTGTAGGTCCTGAACAACCCACCCCCCCCCGCTCCCCTTTGGTCCTCCCTTGATGACCGACTTGCTCGCGTGGCATCTCTACTAGTAAAGACGGcgcccaccccacccacccacccatGCCACCCAGCCACTCCAAATCACCCCGCTACACCCCTGGTCATACAAACCCACCCAACAATCACACTCACCCAGGTAACCCCAAGTGACCAGGCAACGCACAGTTCCCCTCttcccacccacccacaaCCCACAACCCACAACCCACAACCCACATCAGACAtctccccttccctccttcctccccctctgTTCGCATCCACTAGTCTTgcttctctctctcgccTTGACCCCCACATCCTATTCTTTGCTTTACTCTTTCTTACTCTGACACACTCTCTATCTATCCACAACCACAGCACCCACAACACTCACAGCATAGCATAGCACTGCACAACTCCACCTCCATTACCCGTCCTTAGTCAAGCTCGGCCACTTGCTTGGACTCGCAACTTTGTCTAACCATGGTCCTCTACGTCACTGCAATCCACACCTTTGTGGCAGAGCATGCCGACGAACTCGAGTTCCAGGGCGGAGACCGGATCGAGGTCTTGGAACGAGACGAGGCCTTTGGCGATGGCTGGTGGAAGGTGGGTCGTCGtgagcgagggcgagggcgagggcgagggtgagggcgaaAGGCCAGACTCGGAACTCTGACCGTTGTTCCGTTGCCGAGCAAATGCTGACTCTCCTCCAGGGCCGTAACaccaagggcgacgagggcctGTTCCCAGCAACTTACATCTCCGAAGACCCAGATGCAGTACCCGCCGGCGCTTTCAAGAAAGAAGACGCCGCAGCTAAcggagacgacgaggccctGGCAACGCCCGTCGCGTCGGAAGCGGTCGCATCCCCGAACAACGACCACTCCTCACTTTTTAATCCGGGACCAGAGGCAGTCTCGGCGGACCGCAGTCTCGAAAATGACCACCGCGACAGCCTGCTCGACGTGActggcgcgccgcgcggcaCGGCACTAGTCACCACCGACAAGGGCGCTGGTAACAACGTCATGGACCGCACCATTGGCGAGGTGCAGGAAGCCATTGACACAATGGGGGGCCCATCGCCAGCGCGCACACCCGAGGCACCAGTCCAAAAGGGCTaccagctcaaggaccCGCAGGaggcgtcgcgcgaggacgatgacgacgtgTCGGACGGTGAGGGCGCAATTGGGATCAACtcggacgcgcgcgcccgcctcgctgcccaggccaagctcgcaaacgaggagcgcgaccgccaACACCAGCGCGAGAGCGGTGGCCTCGTTGCCGACCTCATTTACTCGGACGagagtgacgacgacgaggaaggaTCCGCCGGATCACGCCGTGCTTCTCGCGGATACCGCGGCCTTTCGCTTAATGGTACTCACACGACCCAGACAGCCTCGACAAGCACTACCATTGCCGAGCGCAtagaggacgaggacttGGACGACCCTCCAAAGTCGCAAACTCTGGCTGCTGCGGTGGAGCCTGCGCCCGTGCCCGCCGAAGACTTGATGCCCGCACCGACAGCGCAGCCTCCCACTACCCAGGCCTCAATCCCGACGGCGCCTACTCCACCCCAGCCCAAGGCTGCCATGTGGAGCCCAGTGCCGTACCCGCCCGTTTCCCAGTTTtcccagcagcagcagtcCAGTGCTCAGACAGTAACAATGCCGCCATCCCAGCCGTCGGCAGATGAGGCTCCTCCGCCGGAGACTTCCTCTGCGCCAGCAGCCGAGGCTTCGCACACTCCCTCTACAGGCGTCTTTGTGGCTGCGGGAGCGGGTGCAGCTGCCCTCGCTGGAGTCGGCGCAGCTGCGCTTGCATCTGGTTCCGGTccgtcgtcgaccgcgGTGACTTCTGCACAACCGTACACGTCTCCAAACCTCACGTCTGGAGCCACCATGGCAGACCCCATCCTACCTTCGCCTGGCAGCAGGACGTCGTCCTTACCCCGCGGATCGCCGCTCATGAATACGTCCAACCTTCCCGTGGTGCCGCCCAGCTCGCAACCCGCGTCCCTTCCCGCGGGAGCAGCTCCACCCGCGACCATCACACCGCGCTTGGACCAGGCTGCGCAGCTGCAACCAGCCCTTCCCATCTCTTCTCCCGCCACTCCCGGTGTTGCTGCTGCCGTAAGCCCAGCGGCGTCG contains the following coding sequences:
- the RHO1 gene encoding uncharacterized protein (Belongs to the small GTPase superfamily. Rho family) → MSGEIRRKLVIVGDGACGKTCLLIVFSKGMFPEVYVPTVFENYVADVEVDGKKVELALWDTAGQEDYDRLRPLSYPDSHVILICFAIDSPDSLDNWISEVLHFCNGLPIILVACKKDLRDDQKTISDLARMNQRPVSRQEGLAVAQKIGAQGYVECSAKSGDGVREVFQTATRAALTSKKSKTKSGSKPKCVVL
- the vps901 gene encoding uncharacterized protein (Domain present in VPS9), with translation MPSSPSAATNASSSESAPLPPPKDAPSPPPKSPKSPRSNPPSPAPAPAPVSEAPLDTPAPHRTSTPLAPAKPPAPEPVLAPTPGPTPGPSLSLDQANVNANSLRVRPDLAEFDPYDTPAPQVRPKPPAGPGAEVRRKSPAGDENAVRRSSDQPDREPRRSPKPRHSADRRERRSEDPRRRSPRPEEPAFNFSGFLKDLRTKSADPVARYLKSFLNNFAKKPFTVNEQIKLIRDFLAFIEGKMRAVEPWKLQSEAEFDNALEAMEKLVMNRLYPYTFTPQLHEGHQITTDDLERDAVFAQRVRLFGWVEEKHLDVPEGEAAQGFLGFAEQELLKINHYKAPRDKMICILNCCKVIFGLIRHAMGNEAGADAFVPILIYVVLRASPDCMLSNVEYIQRFRNPEKLQGEAGYYLSSLQGAIAFIETMDASSLSNITQQEFESNVEKAIRELPESPSSPRARASLPTSDMSPFATSPGEEQAQQLALPASAAALDGTRRFFQRTGDAAKEAVSRPLSAITKILENMQQQGYDSESGDDEDGEHVTMQWTPGGSRDREADSRASAQHASTGLPMNTPSRQPQPQPPSRLLAQLGISPAQSEGVSRQPTPQPFPQPVFQGQYPGQQQMQQGYYHNPQPPGYAEDPYHDNMQSTLDASNAQFARDQARGANVLTLHQMFPALDEEIVEAVLYSCGEDLGVAIDRLLEM
- a CDS encoding uncharacterized protein (Nucleotidyl transferase), coding for MATPNTVTKGVILVGGPSKGTRMRPLTLDCPKPLLPIGGKPMVWHPLNALAQVPGLTDIIMIGFYEDSVMAPFVRESQREFPNIRIAYMREYRSLGTAGGLYHFRDLILRTPVPQHIFICNIDICSSFPFTELLAMHSAHRGVGTILGVNVPKDTATKYGCIVSDPETKQMLHYVEKPESWISNTVNGGVYLFDKSVFDEIKVAMDSKTECAAHNPLIELDETLQLEQDVIAPLAGTGKMYVCETRDFWRQIKTAASAVTASGLYLKQFQKSRPELLAPKTGEVIEPVYIDSTAHIDPTAKIGPNATIGPNVVVGEGARIANAIILDNSVIDKHAVVLNSIVGSNSTLGKWARVDGEPEPVSDVKGQISVSVLASDVHVAPETHIRSCIVLPNKNLPKNAYNQVLL